The Oncorhynchus nerka isolate Pitt River linkage group LG3, Oner_Uvic_2.0, whole genome shotgun sequence genome includes the window tcgactgcagttactgcacgTTTCAAAACGGTCATCTTTTTTGTAAGGGTgtccctgtccccagtccacctggtcttgCTGCCTATCCagtttctgctgtattgcctgtggctatggaaccctgacctttaaTTGATTTATTTATGATTATTTTTCATGTATTTTTTATTGCAGAAAAAACAGTATACATACAAGAAGTATACAAACAGACAATGATAACATATGCTAGGGTGTACAACAAATTACCGATTATACAAAGACCTTAAAAGATGCACACATTGATTGATTTAACAGCTTTCTTATTAGAAGAATGTTGAATGGTCTTAATGTACTGCTGGAATTCCTTATGGAAAACACGGAAGAGTGTTTTTTTATTTGTGAATTTACATTTATGAATATTACATTTTGCCATTAGCACAATTAGATTTATGAGGtaaaattgttttaaaaaatcATTTTTATAGTTATAGCATTTTTATAGCACATTCTCACATAAAAACAAAAGTCATGAAGAATATTAACAATTATAAAACTATGAATACCTTTCCATAATTTCTTTACAAGCAGACAATGCAAAAATAAATGCAAAACTGTTTCTGGATGCTCAACACAAAAAGCACAGTTAATGTTAATGTATTTTTTTGAGTTTCTTCAGGTAATGATTCGCATTCTGAAAGAGACCTCTTTGACCTTGTTAACAAGCAGGTAATTGTGTGGTAATAACGAGTCTTTTTTCCAACTGAAATTATTGACAAATGTATTCCAGTAAATTGTGACATAAGGAATGGATACAATATCCAGATATCCAGAAAAAATGTTTTCCTACTGGAGAGTCAACTGGATTAAGCGAGGGTAGGTCAAGAGGGTGAGGTCTGGTTACACCTCTAAACAACatgagagttccagatggaatTGCATCAAAGACTATGGCGACCTCTCTAGATGTAACATGGATATTGTAACGAGATAAAAATGCATCATAATTGAGTAACATACTTTCTGCATTAAATTAACGGCCACGCTAAGAATACTTGTCTATGAAAAGCAGATCACCCATATGAACCCTCTTTATCGCGAGATTAAATAACTTCACGCATGCGCATCCCCCCTGGTGAGTGACGCGGTTGAGAAGCGAAATAGCAGCGGACAGGACAAGAAACAATGGCGACAGCGGCAACTGCAGCGGGTGGAACGGGTTCAGGGGGACCTGCAGCCGGCCCTGTGGGCGTTGGTACTACGGTGGGCCGTAAGAAAGATGGAGGTCCTTCGTCGAAATACTGGGAGAGCGCAGAAACGGTCTCTCAGATCGATTCGGTGCGCCAATGGATCGGGAAACACTACAAAAAGGTTAGCGAGCGGTGGTTTTAACCTCCATTGATTTCCAACGTTACGGCACGCGTCTCTAACACAATGGAAGTGCTATCTAGATATCTCTTTCAATATATCGCTCCTATTAAGTACTTGTGGCAAACTAGATATGACTAGATAGCTAGCTTCATGCATCTAAAGATGTCCATCACAACATTACCCAACAACATGAACATTACATGTCAAGCGATTGTtaggctagctaacattagctgctAACTGAATAGCTATCGTACCGGCCGTTTGATTTGTTGCACCGCCGACACTAGCTGAAGAGTTGTCTGTTTGTGTAACCTACCAATCTAGGGTAGCAAGGTAGCTAACGTAATTACTCCTGTTTTCATCTGACTCTATCTGAGCGTAGCTGGCTATCTAACGCAACGAAAACTAGTTTAAGTAGGTAAGATAACTAGTTAGTTAACATGTCTTGAAACGGTATCATTGATGTAAACATTGTTGCGGTGAACAGGTGTTGTGCCGAGTTaaatactttctgtggcacacatcagagtcaaatactttctatatAACACACTTCGTAAGGATAGGCAACCGAAATgcgtaatgtgtgtatgtgtgttatattaaacaaAGAGGGAATAAGATGTTGGCAAGCAATACACATTTCAGAGCAACTATGGCTGAATTATTATCCTTACACTTTCAAAAATACTAGTCGAATAAGACATGGGAGGGGTGACGAATTTTGGCAACGAGatttatttatagactaatacaAATCAGTAGCGGATGTAGGTATGGGCGGCATGGGGCGCCCCCGGGGGCGGTCGGCCGCTGAAGGGGGGGGGGTCACTCAGGgcgccatacaagctagaaccacTTCATACACTTGAAGCAAAACCGAAAACTGCAGACAAAAATGCTTCATGCTACTTACTAAGATGCGTGAAGTGCAGAAATCTCAACTAGCAACCAAGTCGCTGCAATGAATGCGAAGGGGGGAATTCTGTCAAGGGGGAGATTTTCAGCACAACGCTGGCAAGGCACGGGACTTGATGTAATTAACAACATTAGTTAGCTACAGTAACGTTTGGTAACATTGTGATTGACCAGAGAGTAGCAGACAGGTCGATTGGTCCATTGATGACTTATATTTATGTCCAAGTAATTAGCTGAATCGTCTTGATGGGAAACCTTGACTACCTCGCACTGAACTACTTTGCGCTGGAGACAAAGTGTTCCACACACAACCAAGCAATGGCTGCCTTTGCTGACTGCAGCAAAACATCTCAGCATGGATGTGGATTTCCCAAAACAACTGTTGAAAAgaaatagctagctactgtaaactattttctactgtatttattttcttgTTACTTTGCTTCATATACTTTGCCACTCTTTTCAGTGACCAGGGAAGGGGCCTCACTGAAAGAAAAAGTGATGTCATATCACCCCACATTTACCTAAAGGCTGCTGTTTTGCTGTTATAGTATGAGCTATCTACTCATGAGATCTTGTGTGCCTGCATTGGCCATGTGTTTGTCTGACCAATGTAGCCTAAAACTTCTGTGGTCTCACAATATTCAATCCCTCCTTTGTCACACATGAGTGTGCCGCCCTGACTAACACAGTGGCTTTGTGGTGTCTCAGTATGTACAGGCAGACTCTCCCTCCAATAAGTCCCTGGCAGGGCTGGTGGTGCAGCTGCTTCAGTTCCAGGAAGATGCTTTCGGACGGAGGGTGAACAACCCTGCCCTCACCAAGTTACCTGTGAGTATCTCCTCCACACACATCTTTACACCTGACCAGGACAGGGACGGGACCTACACACACAGTGATATTTTTTGGGCAAGGGAAGAGTGGGCTGTAGTGTTTTAGGGCTTCCCAATCACTTCTGCACATTTTATGTCACAGTAGTTTGCCATGTTTTTATCTATCTGAGCTAGCTTGCGTGAATGTCCCTCGCCTTTTCTTCTGTATTGCCTCATCAGACCAAGACCTTCCTGGACTTCAAGGCAGGGGGTGCTCTGTGTCATATCCTGGGCTCCACCTACAAGTTCAAGAGCGAGCAGGGCTGGTGAGTAGGGTCTTGATTTGAATACTTTTTTATAAAATGCATCATTCCCACCTAATCACGGAATCACCGTAGAAGGTAGTGGTTGCTCCAATAGAGGGAGGGGGGAAAAAGATGCCCTGTGGAGTTGAGACTGTAATTAACAACATGTTCTATCCCTCCTATCTGTGCAGGCGTAGGTTTGACCTGCAGAACCCCTCCAGGATGGACAGGAATGTGGAGATGTTCTTGAATGTAGAGAAGACCCTGGTTCAGAATAACTGCCTGACTCGACCAACCGTGTTCCTGGTGCCTGACATGGAGCAGAAGCAGGCCAATAAGCTGAAGGACATCATCAAAAGACACCAGGTAAGACACGACCACCCAAATCCTACCAACCAATGGTAGGATTGTTTCACCATTCACCAGAAATTCAAATGGCATCATAAAgctactctccttcctttcctttagGGCTCTATCACCGAGGACAAGTCTAAGGCCACCCATCATATCTACCCCTCTCTAACCCAGCAGGAGGATGGTAAGTGATGTGCTCTACTGAGAAAGGAAATAAAGCTCCCCCTTGCAATGTATATATCATATACTTTGTTACTtggtcccatgtggctcagttggtagagcgtctgctaaattgaTGAAATGTtcaaaaattatatatttttatatatatgcCTTAAGTTCTGGTGTAGTCTGGATTGTGCTATATTCTTTGAATCTAATTCCTTATGGTCACCTTACAGAGGCTTACTCTACTCTCATATCACATTTCAAAGaaagtgtaatgtgtgtatacaGTAATATACTATTATTAATACAGTAGTCTGTATGCATTACTCGAGTATGTGTGTATACGCTGATAAaaaagtgtgtgtttgtcttgcaGAGGAGTGGCTGCGTCCGGTCATGCGTAAGGACAAGCAGGTGCTGGTGCACTGGGGCATGTACCCAGACAGGTGAGAGCCTGGCACTGTTAGACTACAGCTTTGCTGGTCCACTCTGCCCTCTTACATGTCCACCCACTGTGACCTGTTACTAACCTTTAACCCCTCTTCTCTGTGTGGTCAGTTATGACACCTGGGTGTCCACCAGTGACGTGGAGGGGGATGTGGAGGACCCACCCACCTCTGAGAAGCCCTGGAAGGTGAGAATGGAGCATCCAGTCATGTTAATGTTTTATATAGGCCAAATCAACCTCCGCCACCAGCCTGAAAAGTACTAGCAGACAACACCACCCTTGAGTAGTGGATTAGTTTcgactgctctctccctctcctcctctcccaggtGCATGCCAAGTGGGTCCTGGACACCGATGCCTTCAACGAGTGGATGAATGAGGAAGACTATGAGGTGGACGAGAACAAGAAGACTGTGAGCTTCCGCCAGAGGATCTTCCcaaaggaggaggaggtaggccAAACTCTGGGGCGTGTGTTATGGATTCTTAGGAAGTGTGTGTTTAAGTGAGTTGCTGCACTCTGTGGATTGTTGTCTTGTTTGTCTGTGTCGTGTCACCCGTCCTTTCAaactcttccttcctctcctcaccaccacatcctccctcttctcctcctcccccactccccTCTGTGTGAGACTGTTccatcctctcattctctctctctcatctggccATCCCTCGTGGTTCTGATCAGTCTTCCCGTACACCCGATCGCAAGGAGCGCAAGGCCAACGCCGCCGGGAAGAAGAGGAGGCGCTCGCCATCTCCCCCGACCACCCCAGCTGAGTCCCGCAAGAAGGGTGGCAAGAAGGGGTGAGTCCCCCTATAGCCACAGATCTATGACCAGCTTAACCTTCCCAAATCCTAACCTTAGTCATTAGGGAGAAAATGACTAAACTGACCATGGATCAGTGTCTTAGGAAAACTCCACTGACCCTTGATCTCTTCTCCTGTCCCCAGGAACCCTGGGTCTCACTGGAAGCGTCGTGGCCACCGTggcgaggacgaggaggaggaagaggacctgACCAAGGACATGGAGGACCCCTCGCCTGTTCCCAGCATGGAGGAGGTCACTTTGCCCAAGAACGGTCAGTTGATTGTCCAACTCGTCCCTCTCattgtctccctctcccacatctgctctcctccctcttgatccttcactctgtcttctttctcacccctacctctcctcctcctcgtggtcccctcttctccttcattGCCTCAGTCACTCTAAATCACATGTTGTAagtctcccattctctctctcatggTCCTGTTTCTTTCTCTCAGTGCATCAATCTTATGCTTGTCACCATGTTGACTTGCAGTTTATTCATCTCTGTAGTAACTGCAGTTTTTTCCTCTGAGTGAGTTATTTTCTAACTGTGTGCTCTGTCCTTGCCAAGATGGCATGGCATTGCCTGGGGGGACTTTCTTCAGTGGTGCATTGAATGGAGTGCTATTCCAGCTGAACGTGCTCTAAGCCAAACGCACTTAACTAAAAATGGCCTTTTTGACCCAGTCCCATCTGCAATGTCCCACTTCTgcaaccccctcccccctctgtaTCTATTTCCGTGGTTGCTTTTGAAGAGAGACCTTACAAGAGAAAAGAGAGCCAATAGCCTCTGTCAGTGCATTTCACCCCTACTATACTCTGGCTATTCTTCAGCCTTTTttcccctcccctgtcctcagtgaaCTCTAAGAAAGACAGCGAGAACACCCCAGTGAAGGGAGGGGCAGTGGCAGATTtgggtgagtgtgtatgtgtagaaGTATCTGCCTGTCCCAGTACTAAACAGTCAATCACCGAGATGTATTGTGTCAAGCAATGGATAGTGACGTCCTAATGCTTTCTCTGTCTTCTAGATGATCTGGAGGATGACTCTGTGGTCTCTGGAGGCAAGGTAACACCAGCTTTTCCTGAAAACCCTTTAATGATTGCCTCTCAATGctgtctcttctccctcttcatcGTAAACCTTTCCCTATTCACCCACAACTATAGTCGTCATTGATAGATCCACGGTCAGATTATCCCCCACTTCTTAGcaaatccagacgggagatggaAAAATATCtcacctggtttctgttttagaGGCAATGTCTACCCATTTGTAGATTTGGGCCCGGTTTCCCGATAGCGATGGAACTTAGGCCTACGGCTGTTTTTAACAATGCATATTTCCTACAACTGCCGAAGACGTAACATGCATTTCCAAAAACACCACGCTGAGAGAACGGTCATGAAGTGCATCGTTGGAATATGTGTCCATACTGATAGGATCGAAAGAGAGTACTGGTCTCaatcagctttctccattcaaatattttcttaaaattataattatttcacaatactgaTGACTGATCAGCTCCTATTACCACCTACGGCCTATTACCACCTACAATAGGCTACACATCATGAAATGTATTGAGACAAATTagacagtagcctacaattaGCAAAATAGAACTCTGTTGTATCCATCGCAAAGATATTGGCAActtttgtatttgtagtcaactttgttctgaCGTTATCAGCGGTCACAGACTGATAAACCATGTGGTTCTATGTTTAGTTGAGGTCTACTGTGTATCAAGTGACGCGGGAGGGCAAAAAAGCAGCTAACAatgcacttagctgttctacgagtggTTTGAGGCATGCGTTAGATTACGAGCATTTTCCAGTGCAGCGTTAACTCATTCAGATCCAGTTTTTCTCCATTTGGGGTGGGATTATTCCTGATTTAATCTGGAACTCCTGCTTTTCTAATATTGTATCCTCCATTCATATATAATAGAAACTGACCAAGCAAGCACCAGCCAAAATTCTGCTCTCCTTTCTTGCCTATGTTGGTCTGATCCAATCCGTGTGACTGTCTCCCcctgcaggaggaggaggagcagggcaaGGCCGAGGTCAACCGCCTCATCGACTCCAGCGAGGACAACGTGACCGAGCAGACCCACCACATCATCATCCCCAGCTACGCCGCCTGGTTCGACTACAACTGGTGAGGATGGCCCCACTGTTCTTAGTGTGTGGGGAGTGTAGCATGGGGGTGTTGGGCTGTGTTTTGAGTTTACCCCCCCGCCCCCTCTTTCAGTATCCACGAGATTGAGAGGCGTGCACTGCCAGAGTTCTTCAACGGCAAGAACAAGTCCAAGTCCCCAGAAATGTGAGTCAGTGGAGAACACTGCCCAACACATCAACTCACTCAACCCATTAAAGAACTGCAGACGCACGCTTTCACTAAGAATCTTTCATCGTACAAATACACATCCATTGCTGTCTAACACATGACGTCCTTATTTGTTCAGACCCTTCTGTGTTTTTTTGTAAAATGTGTTTGTCCCCGTCAGATACCTGGCCTACCGTAACTTCATGATCGACACGTACCGGCTCAACCCCCAGGAGTACCTGACCTCCACCTCCTGCCGCAGGAACCTGACGGGTGACGTGTGTGCCGTCATGAGGTGAAGGGTCAAGGGTTTAACGTGAAATGGATTCCCTAGGGCAAAAGTTAGGACATTGTTCGTCAGGGCGCACCGTATGCAAGACACTTTGTAATATATGTTGTTTTTTATAGGACACGTTTAGGTTGTCCCTTACTGTTCCAGTTTGTTTTTTCTCTCTACTAGGGTCCATGCGTTCCTGGAGCAGTGGGGGCTGGTGAACTACCAGGTGGATGCTGAGAGCCGCCCCCTCCCCATGGGCCCCCCGCCCACCCCCCACTTCAACGTGCTGGCTGACACCCCCTCTGGCCTGACGCCGATGCACCACCGCCCCCCACAGGTTAGATAAACAACTACATGGAGCTATGGTCATATTTCTTTCATCTATCCAGTTCTTTCAGGTAGTTGGATACTGagggagtaggggctaggggAAGGGTCTTTAAACTCAAGAAAGTTAGTGCCGATAGCGAGTTATATCCAAATACACATACAGGCGTTGTGTGTCTGTAACCGTTGAGTTTGATTATTTAATGGGTCATAAATGTTGTGAAAGTATTCATTGCATCCTCTGACCACAGTGTGATTCCTTTcaacctcctcccctgtctctccatccttctagaTCCCTTCTGGCCAGCAGATGCTCAACTTCCCAGAGAAGGGCAAAGACAAGCCCTCTGACATGCAGAACTTTGGCCTGCGTAATGACCTCTACTCCAAGAAGAACCCCAAGAGTAAAGGAACCAGCGGTGGCCGGGAGTGGACCGAGCAGGAGACTCTGCTCCTATTGGAGGTACGTCAGTCACAACAGACCAGCTGACCAATCACACACATAATCTAAAACCTACCAGCCTATCAGAACCCTTCTCATTCCTCTATCGCCTCCCTACCAGGCTCTGGAGATGTACAAGGACGACTGGAACAAGGTGTCGGAACACGTGGGCTCGCGCACCCAGGACGAGTGTATCCTGCACTTCCTGCGTCTGCCCATCGAGGACCCCTACCTGGAGAATTCTGAGTCGTCCCTGGGCCCCCTGGCCTACCAGCCCGTACCCTTCAGCCAGTCAGGCAACCCTGTCATGAGCACCGTGGCCTTCCTGGCCTCTGTGGTGGACCCCCGTGTGGCCTCCGCCGCCGCCAAGGCAGCCCTGGGTACGTGTTGTGGGGACTGGGTACGTGTTGTGGGGACTGGGTACGTGTTGTGGGGACTGGGTACGTGGGTCATTTGCAAGGGTGTTTTATCACAATGTGTTTATTcacaaaataaaatgttttta containing:
- the LOC115103758 gene encoding SWI/SNF complex subunit SMARCC1-like isoform X2, giving the protein MATAATAAGGTGSGGPAAGPVGVGTTVGRKKDGGPSSKYWESAETVSQIDSVRQWIGKHYKKYVQADSPSNKSLAGLVVQLLQFQEDAFGRRVNNPALTKLPTKTFLDFKAGGALCHILGSTYKFKSEQGWRRFDLQNPSRMDRNVEMFLNVEKTLVQNNCLTRPTVFLVPDMEQKQANKLKDIIKRHQGSITEDKSKATHHIYPSLTQQEDEEWLRPVMRKDKQVLVHWGMYPDSYDTWVSTSDVEGDVEDPPTSEKPWKVHAKWVLDTDAFNEWMNEEDYEVDENKKTVSFRQRIFPKEEEERKANAAGKKRRRSPSPPTTPAESRKKGGKKGNPGSHWKRRGHRGEDEEEEEDLTKDMEDPSPVPSMEEVTLPKNVNSKKDSENTPVKGGAVADLDDLEDDSVVSGGKEEEEQGKAEVNRLIDSSEDNVTEQTHHIIIPSYAAWFDYNCIHEIERRALPEFFNGKNKSKSPEIYLAYRNFMIDTYRLNPQEYLTSTSCRRNLTGDVCAVMRVHAFLEQWGLVNYQVDAESRPLPMGPPPTPHFNVLADTPSGLTPMHHRPPQIPSGQQMLNFPEKGKDKPSDMQNFGLRNDLYSKKNPKSKGTSGGREWTEQETLLLLEALEMYKDDWNKVSEHVGSRTQDECILHFLRLPIEDPYLENSESSLGPLAYQPVPFSQSGNPVMSTVAFLASVVDPRVASAAAKAALEEFSRVREEVPAELVEAHVKKVQEAARSTGKVDPAYGLESSGIAGTAPEEPEKTEPAETEKMDTDSDSQQPDKAESKDEAEKPSESAEKLAEGEKVKSEMAEPSEREEGESEGGEGKATADKDKEEAMETSEEDKEKEEQGTMEEEEEERKKLEPDGGEGNIATAAAAALASAATKAKHLAAVEERKIKSLVALLVETQMKKLEIKLRHFEELETIMDREKEALELQRQQLLTERQAFHMEQLKYAEMKARQQMEQQQASAAAQGPAPHHGPPGPGMHHGPPHHGPPPAMHSGHGPPGPGFHPMGPHHPQQTGPMGGPGQPMPGRMMPGGPPTGSMPPMMGPRHPGAPNGMYPGPSPVQPDGMPPASVGPQAAAPARVADN
- the LOC115103758 gene encoding SWI/SNF complex subunit SMARCC1-like isoform X1 yields the protein MATAATAAGGTGSGGPAAGPVGVGTTVGRKKDGGPSSKYWESAETVSQIDSVRQWIGKHYKKYVQADSPSNKSLAGLVVQLLQFQEDAFGRRVNNPALTKLPTKTFLDFKAGGALCHILGSTYKFKSEQGWRRFDLQNPSRMDRNVEMFLNVEKTLVQNNCLTRPTVFLVPDMEQKQANKLKDIIKRHQGSITEDKSKATHHIYPSLTQQEDEEWLRPVMRKDKQVLVHWGMYPDSYDTWVSTSDVEGDVEDPPTSEKPWKVHAKWVLDTDAFNEWMNEEDYEVDENKKTVSFRQRIFPKEEESSRTPDRKERKANAAGKKRRRSPSPPTTPAESRKKGGKKGNPGSHWKRRGHRGEDEEEEEDLTKDMEDPSPVPSMEEVTLPKNVNSKKDSENTPVKGGAVADLDDLEDDSVVSGGKEEEEQGKAEVNRLIDSSEDNVTEQTHHIIIPSYAAWFDYNCIHEIERRALPEFFNGKNKSKSPEIYLAYRNFMIDTYRLNPQEYLTSTSCRRNLTGDVCAVMRVHAFLEQWGLVNYQVDAESRPLPMGPPPTPHFNVLADTPSGLTPMHHRPPQIPSGQQMLNFPEKGKDKPSDMQNFGLRNDLYSKKNPKSKGTSGGREWTEQETLLLLEALEMYKDDWNKVSEHVGSRTQDECILHFLRLPIEDPYLENSESSLGPLAYQPVPFSQSGNPVMSTVAFLASVVDPRVASAAAKAALEEFSRVREEVPAELVEAHVKKVQEAARSTGKVDPAYGLESSGIAGTAPEEPEKTEPAETEKMDTDSDSQQPDKAESKDEAEKPSESAEKLAEGEKVKSEMAEPSEREEGESEGGEGKATADKDKEEAMETSEEDKEKEEQGTMEEEEEERKKLEPDGGEGNIATAAAAALASAATKAKHLAAVEERKIKSLVALLVETQMKKLEIKLRHFEELETIMDREKEALELQRQQLLTERQAFHMEQLKYAEMKARQQMEQQQASAAAQGPAPHHGPPGPGMHHGPPHHGPPPAMHSGHGPPGPGFHPMGPHHPQQTGPMGGPGQPMPGRMMPGGPPTGSMPPMMGPRHPGAPNGMYPGPSPVQPDGMPPASVGPQAAAPARVADN
- the LOC115103758 gene encoding SWI/SNF complex subunit SMARCC1-like isoform X3, producing MATAATAAGGTGSGGPAAGPVGVGTTVGRKKDGGPSSKYWESAETVSQIDSVRQWIGKHYKKYVQADSPSNKSLAGLVVQLLQFQEDAFGRRVNNPALTKLPTKTFLDFKAGGALCHILGSTYKFKSEQGWRRFDLQNPSRMDRNVEMFLNVEKTLVQNNCLTRPTVFLVPDMEQKQANKLKDIIKRHQGSITEDKSKATHHIYPSLTQQEDEEWLRPVMRKDKQVLVHWGMYPDSYDTWVSTSDVEGDVEDPPTSEKPWKVHAKWVLDTDAFNEWMNEEDYEVDENKKTVSFRQRIFPKEEESSRTPDRKERKANAAGKKRRRSPSPPTTPAESRKKGGKKGNPGSHWKRRGHRGEDEEEEEDLTKDMEDPSPVPSMEEVTLPKNDDLEDDSVVSGGKEEEEQGKAEVNRLIDSSEDNVTEQTHHIIIPSYAAWFDYNCIHEIERRALPEFFNGKNKSKSPEIYLAYRNFMIDTYRLNPQEYLTSTSCRRNLTGDVCAVMRVHAFLEQWGLVNYQVDAESRPLPMGPPPTPHFNVLADTPSGLTPMHHRPPQIPSGQQMLNFPEKGKDKPSDMQNFGLRNDLYSKKNPKSKGTSGGREWTEQETLLLLEALEMYKDDWNKVSEHVGSRTQDECILHFLRLPIEDPYLENSESSLGPLAYQPVPFSQSGNPVMSTVAFLASVVDPRVASAAAKAALEEFSRVREEVPAELVEAHVKKVQEAARSTGKVDPAYGLESSGIAGTAPEEPEKTEPAETEKMDTDSDSQQPDKAESKDEAEKPSESAEKLAEGEKVKSEMAEPSEREEGESEGGEGKATADKDKEEAMETSEEDKEKEEQGTMEEEEEERKKLEPDGGEGNIATAAAAALASAATKAKHLAAVEERKIKSLVALLVETQMKKLEIKLRHFEELETIMDREKEALELQRQQLLTERQAFHMEQLKYAEMKARQQMEQQQASAAAQGPAPHHGPPGPGMHHGPPHHGPPPAMHSGHGPPGPGFHPMGPHHPQQTGPMGGPGQPMPGRMMPGGPPTGSMPPMMGPRHPGAPNGMYPGPSPVQPDGMPPASVGPQAAAPARVADN